A genomic region of Streptomyces rimosus contains the following coding sequences:
- a CDS encoding ABC transporter ATP-binding protein gives MSAPAETIRPAAPAPTTPSGIRFDNVSVAYGEHVVLESFDLTVEPGEVMALLGPSGSGKTTALRAVAGFVRPCAGRVLIGGRDVTGLPPYRRGIGMVVQQYALFPHLRVEDNVAFGLKARRGRTASRAETAVRVAEVLEMTGMAAYARRYPRELSGGQQQRVAIARALAIRPGVLLLDEPLSALDARLRSGMLAELARLHRELPDVSILYVTHDQMEALTLADRIAVMDRARLRDCGTPQDLYRRPRTEFTASFVGNANLLPVTVGPDGTADFAGTRLTVTPAEGPAPGASATLCVRPHLVGLGDGPNALHGRVTEVQWRGATHRVYADVAGHRVMADLRELRTTPEPGSEIVLHFAAEDAVLLPAGAGSRDDE, from the coding sequence ATGAGCGCGCCCGCCGAAACGATCCGCCCCGCCGCCCCCGCCCCCACCACCCCCTCCGGCATCCGCTTCGACAACGTCTCCGTCGCCTACGGCGAGCACGTCGTCCTGGAGTCCTTCGACCTGACCGTCGAACCGGGCGAGGTGATGGCGCTGCTCGGCCCTTCCGGGTCGGGCAAGACCACCGCGCTGCGGGCGGTCGCCGGATTCGTCCGGCCGTGTGCCGGGCGGGTGCTGATCGGCGGCCGGGACGTGACCGGGCTGCCCCCGTACCGGCGCGGCATCGGCATGGTCGTCCAGCAGTACGCGCTCTTCCCGCACCTGCGCGTCGAGGACAACGTCGCCTTCGGCCTCAAGGCGCGGCGCGGGCGCACCGCGTCGCGCGCCGAGACCGCGGTCCGGGTGGCCGAGGTGCTGGAGATGACCGGCATGGCCGCGTACGCCCGTCGCTACCCGCGCGAACTGTCCGGCGGGCAGCAGCAGCGGGTCGCCATCGCGCGGGCGCTGGCCATCCGCCCCGGCGTGCTCCTCCTGGACGAGCCGCTGTCCGCCCTCGACGCCCGGCTGCGCTCCGGCATGCTCGCCGAACTGGCGCGTCTGCACCGCGAGTTGCCCGACGTGTCGATCCTGTACGTCACCCACGACCAGATGGAGGCGCTGACGCTGGCGGACCGGATCGCCGTCATGGACCGCGCGCGGCTGCGCGACTGCGGCACCCCGCAGGACCTCTACCGCCGTCCGCGCACCGAGTTCACCGCCTCCTTCGTGGGCAACGCCAACCTCCTCCCGGTGACCGTCGGCCCGGACGGCACCGCCGACTTCGCCGGTACCCGGCTGACCGTCACGCCCGCCGAGGGCCCCGCACCCGGCGCGTCCGCCACGCTCTGCGTACGCCCGCACCTGGTCGGCCTCGGCGACGGCCCCAACGCGCTGCACGGCCGCGTCACCGAGGTGCAGTGGCGCGGCGCGACGCACCGGGTGTACGCGGACGTGGCCGGGCACCGCGTCATGGCCGACCTGCGCGAACTGCGGACCACACCGGAGCCGGGCAGCGAGATCGTCCTGCACTTCGCCGCCGAGGACGCGGTGCTGCTGCCGGCCGGAGCGGGGAGCAGGGACGATGAGTAG
- a CDS encoding 2-aminoethylphosphonate ABC transporter permease subunit codes for MSRPGTLTPHTAGERHRTAGERDRPAGTRHEGGRRRASSALWALPPLLALGLVFLYPLALVVRQSFTQDEGGPPSTAPYAQVFAEASFRDALGNTVLLALGATAGCLLLGFALALVIAFVPFPGSRALGRFIDVFLAFPSFLITLALLFVYGTAGLANGLWTDATGAASGPFDFLRTPWGVLLAEITYFTPFVMRPLLAAFSQIETGQLEAAASLGARPARVVRKVIWPEALPSLAAGGALVLVLTLNEFGIVLFTGAKDVVTLPVLVYTKAILDGDYTGACVVAVVNIVLSLALYALYRTVAARAGGARTPSTGGDEHRARA; via the coding sequence ATGAGTAGGCCGGGCACGCTCACGCCGCATACGGCCGGAGAGCGGCACCGGACGGCCGGAGAGCGTGACCGACCGGCCGGGACGCGGCACGAAGGCGGTCGGCGGCGGGCCTCGTCGGCCCTGTGGGCCCTTCCGCCGCTCCTCGCCCTCGGGCTCGTCTTCCTCTACCCGCTGGCCCTGGTCGTACGGCAGTCCTTCACGCAGGACGAGGGCGGCCCGCCGTCCACCGCCCCGTACGCGCAGGTCTTCGCCGAAGCGTCCTTCCGGGACGCGCTCGGGAACACCGTGCTGCTCGCCCTCGGCGCGACCGCCGGGTGCCTGCTGCTCGGCTTCGCCCTCGCCCTGGTGATCGCGTTCGTGCCGTTCCCCGGCAGCCGGGCGCTCGGCCGCTTCATCGACGTCTTCCTCGCCTTCCCGTCCTTCCTGATCACCCTCGCGCTGCTCTTCGTCTACGGAACGGCCGGGCTCGCCAACGGCCTGTGGACGGACGCCACCGGCGCCGCGAGCGGGCCCTTCGACTTCCTGCGCACCCCCTGGGGCGTGCTGCTCGCCGAGATCACCTACTTCACGCCCTTCGTGATGCGCCCGCTGCTCGCCGCCTTCTCCCAGATCGAGACCGGACAGCTGGAGGCCGCCGCCTCGCTCGGCGCCCGGCCGGCCCGGGTCGTACGGAAGGTGATCTGGCCCGAGGCGCTGCCGTCGCTGGCGGCGGGCGGGGCCCTCGTGCTGGTGCTGACGCTCAACGAGTTCGGGATCGTGCTGTTCACCGGCGCCAAGGACGTGGTCACCCTGCCGGTGCTCGTCTACACGAAGGCCATCCTCGACGGCGACTACACGGGGGCGTGCGTCGTCGCCGTCGTCAACATCGTGCTGTCCCTGGCCCTTTACGCCCTGTACCGGACCGTGGCCGCACGGGCGGGCGGGGCGCGTACGCCGTCCACGGGAGGTGACGAGCACCGTGCTCGTGCATAG
- a CDS encoding ABC transporter permease → MLVHSKGARRAVRALFLVLFLPLFALPLLVIVAASFASSWSGALPSGPTLAHYRDLAQGDSLRALVTSLVTAVTASLLALAAGTWAALAAQRLRPRARKVLDALFMLPVAVPSVVVGLSLLVAFSQPPLLLNGTPQIVVIAHTVLVTAFAHQSVTAALTRLDPAYEQSAASLGARPAHVLWRVKLPLLLPSLTAAAGLCFALSMGELSATMMIYPPDWLPLPVRVFATTDRGALFAGAALAVALMAATLLVLLAVSRIRTKASYR, encoded by the coding sequence GTGCTCGTGCATAGCAAGGGCGCCCGCCGGGCCGTCCGGGCCCTGTTCCTCGTCCTGTTCCTGCCGCTCTTCGCACTGCCGCTGCTGGTGATCGTCGCGGCGTCCTTCGCGAGCAGCTGGAGCGGCGCGCTGCCGTCCGGCCCCACGCTCGCGCACTACCGGGACCTCGCCCAGGGCGACTCCCTCCGGGCGCTGGTCACCAGCCTGGTCACGGCCGTCACCGCCAGCCTGCTCGCGCTGGCCGCCGGCACCTGGGCCGCGCTGGCCGCACAACGGCTGCGGCCCCGCGCCCGCAAGGTGCTCGACGCGCTCTTCATGCTGCCGGTCGCGGTGCCGTCCGTCGTCGTGGGCCTGTCGCTGCTGGTCGCCTTCTCGCAGCCGCCGCTGCTGCTGAACGGCACCCCACAGATCGTCGTCATCGCGCACACGGTCCTGGTCACCGCCTTCGCCCACCAGTCCGTCACGGCCGCGCTAACCCGCCTGGACCCGGCGTACGAACAGAGCGCCGCCAGCCTCGGCGCGCGCCCCGCCCACGTCCTGTGGCGCGTGAAACTGCCCCTCCTGCTGCCGTCCCTGACCGCCGCCGCGGGCCTGTGCTTCGCCCTGTCCATGGGCGAACTGAGCGCCACGATGATGATCTACCCGCCGGACTGGCTACCGCTGCCGGTACGGGTCTTCGCCACCACCGACCGGGGCGCGCTGTTCGCGGGCGCCGCGCTCGCGGTGGCGCTGATGGCCGCCACGCTGCTCGTCCTGCTCGCCGTCTCCCGCATCCGTACCAAAGCCTCGTACCGCTGA
- a CDS encoding 2-aminoethylphosphonate ABC transporter substrate-binding protein, translating to MRTPLKPSAALCGALLLAAALTGCGGASRADADAKEITVYSADGLRGERGDGFYDRVFKDYEKKTGVKINLVESGSGAAVQRLAREKANTKADIVVTLPPFIQQADGKGLLETYRPKGSEQVAAADKDPGGRWTAVVNNYFCFIYNKQQLKEPPRTWQDLTDARFKNKLQYSTPGVAGDGTAVVVQALHDFGGQGPAMAFLKKLQANNVGPSSSTGQLAPKTDKGELLVANGDVQMNYANMKSMPNQGIFFPAAKPGAKPSTFALPYAAGLVKNAPHATQAKKFLDHLLSPEVQRQVSEAGGGFTARTDIRPTDHNATELARIMQGVEVFHPDWNDIDKNLSAYLDAWKEATGS from the coding sequence ATGCGCACCCCCCTCAAGCCGTCCGCCGCCCTCTGCGGCGCTCTGCTCCTCGCCGCCGCCCTGACCGGCTGCGGCGGCGCCTCCCGCGCCGACGCCGACGCCAAGGAGATCACCGTCTACAGCGCCGACGGCCTGCGCGGCGAGCGGGGCGACGGCTTCTACGACCGGGTCTTCAAGGACTACGAGAAGAAGACCGGCGTCAAGATCAACCTGGTCGAGAGCGGGTCCGGCGCCGCCGTGCAGCGGCTGGCCCGCGAGAAGGCCAACACCAAGGCCGACATCGTCGTCACCCTGCCGCCGTTCATCCAGCAGGCCGACGGCAAGGGCCTGCTGGAGACCTACCGCCCCAAGGGCTCCGAACAGGTCGCCGCCGCGGACAAGGACCCGGGCGGCAGGTGGACCGCCGTCGTCAACAACTACTTCTGCTTCATCTACAACAAGCAGCAGCTCAAGGAGCCGCCCCGCACCTGGCAGGACCTGACGGACGCCCGCTTCAAGAACAAGCTCCAGTACTCCACACCGGGCGTCGCCGGGGACGGCACCGCCGTCGTCGTCCAGGCCCTCCACGACTTCGGCGGCCAGGGCCCGGCCATGGCCTTCCTCAAGAAACTCCAGGCCAACAACGTCGGCCCGTCCTCCTCCACCGGCCAGCTCGCCCCCAAGACGGACAAGGGCGAACTCCTCGTCGCCAACGGCGACGTGCAGATGAACTACGCCAACATGAAGTCCATGCCGAACCAGGGCATCTTCTTCCCGGCGGCCAAGCCCGGCGCCAAGCCGTCCACCTTCGCGCTCCCGTACGCGGCCGGCCTGGTCAAAAACGCCCCCCACGCGACCCAGGCCAAGAAGTTCCTCGACCACCTCCTCTCCCCCGAGGTACAACGCCAGGTCTCCGAAGCCGGCGGCGGCTTCACCGCCCGCACGGACATCAGGCCCACCGACCACAACGCCACCGAACTCGCCCGGATCATGCAGGGCGTCGAGGTCTTCCACCCGGACTGGAATGACATCGACAAGAATCTGTCCGCTTATCTGGACGCCTGGAAGGAGGCGACGGGGAGCTGA
- a CDS encoding HAD-IIA family hydrolase, with the protein MTERKPIESWLTDMDGVLMHEGVPVPGADSFIKKLRESGRPFLVLTNNSIYTARDLHARLNRIGLEVPVENIWTSALATAKFLDTQHPGGTAYVIGEAGLTTALHDAGYVMTDADPDFVILGETRTYSFEALTKAIRLINDGARFIATNPDNTGPSPEGVLPATGSVAALITKATGKKPYFVGKPNPLMMRTGLNVIGAHSESSAMIGDRMDTDVLAGLEAGMETFLVLTGLTSQDDIDQYPYRPTKVVDSIADLVDLI; encoded by the coding sequence ATGACAGAGCGCAAGCCCATCGAATCATGGCTCACCGACATGGATGGGGTGCTGATGCACGAGGGGGTCCCGGTTCCTGGCGCGGACTCCTTCATCAAGAAGCTCCGCGAGTCCGGGCGGCCGTTTCTGGTCCTCACCAACAACTCGATCTACACGGCCCGCGACCTGCACGCCCGGCTGAACCGGATCGGGCTCGAGGTACCGGTGGAGAACATCTGGACCTCGGCCCTGGCCACCGCGAAGTTTCTGGATACCCAGCACCCCGGCGGCACCGCGTACGTCATCGGTGAGGCCGGCCTGACCACCGCGCTGCACGACGCGGGCTATGTGATGACCGACGCCGACCCCGACTTCGTGATCTTGGGTGAGACCCGGACCTACTCGTTCGAGGCGCTGACGAAGGCCATCCGGCTGATCAACGACGGCGCCCGCTTCATCGCCACCAACCCCGACAACACCGGGCCGTCGCCGGAGGGGGTGCTGCCCGCGACCGGCTCGGTGGCGGCATTGATCACGAAGGCCACGGGGAAGAAGCCGTACTTCGTCGGCAAGCCGAATCCTCTGATGATGCGGACCGGGCTGAACGTGATCGGCGCCCACAGCGAGTCCTCGGCCATGATCGGTGACCGGATGGACACCGATGTGCTCGCCGGGCTGGAGGCCGGTATGGAGACGTTCCTCGTCCTCACCGGCCTGACGTCGCAGGATGACATCGACCAGTACCCCTACCGGCCGACGAAGGTCGTGGACTCGATCGCCGACCTGGTGGACCTCATCTGA
- a CDS encoding recombinase family protein: MLKAGGYVRISDRGRTGDDRDGREGVVRQRADVYDLARTKGCTIHRVYEDNDTSAFKRRVRREGFEEMVLDLERGVISGMLAHDIDRVARRPQDLERLIDIYEQSRRPMLFATTAGDYDLTTADGRFQARIHVTVANKFSSDAARRVARQKLAEATEGKPHRGRRAFGWKDAEHIAEGEAALIKKARQDVLTGKSVATVHREWVALGVRGPQTPPGKTIGYSSVLYVLRNPRLCGYRAYVPQEIRERSGRVDPVEYLVERTDGTPVTGRWETILTPGEWRELVDELDSRKGKEKGRRAGTTVTKRLLTGIARCARCGTGLASGMYQRGTASFGKHGYYYYCRAADGGCGKLSRSGPPLEDHVEKALLDHLMKQARDAKSAEAADPGSISSMGTLKRIEEDKAEARRLRADGLLSLAEFAREMCRLEKAEKVTRETVPALATPSARPRSAAARIVREWNAYTVDMKRREMGRSIEAVVVAPAGKGGAQRGIFRPDLIEIVWK; the protein is encoded by the coding sequence ATGCTCAAGGCAGGCGGCTACGTCCGCATTTCCGACCGTGGCAGGACGGGTGACGACCGGGACGGCCGTGAAGGCGTGGTCCGGCAGCGCGCGGACGTGTACGACCTCGCCCGGACCAAGGGCTGCACCATCCACCGTGTCTACGAGGACAACGACACCTCGGCCTTCAAACGTCGCGTGCGGCGCGAGGGCTTCGAGGAGATGGTCCTCGACCTTGAGCGCGGCGTGATCAGCGGCATGCTCGCGCACGACATCGACCGCGTCGCCCGCCGGCCTCAGGACCTCGAACGTCTCATCGACATCTACGAGCAGAGCCGCCGGCCGATGCTCTTCGCCACCACCGCCGGTGACTACGACCTCACCACCGCGGACGGTCGCTTCCAAGCCCGTATCCATGTGACCGTCGCCAACAAGTTCTCCTCCGACGCGGCGCGACGCGTCGCACGGCAGAAGCTCGCCGAGGCTACGGAGGGAAAGCCGCACAGGGGCCGGCGCGCCTTCGGCTGGAAAGATGCCGAGCACATCGCCGAGGGGGAAGCCGCGCTCATCAAGAAGGCGCGCCAGGACGTATTGACGGGCAAGAGCGTTGCCACGGTCCACCGCGAATGGGTGGCGCTGGGGGTGCGGGGGCCGCAGACACCACCGGGTAAGACGATCGGTTACAGCAGCGTGCTGTATGTGCTCCGGAATCCACGGCTTTGCGGATACCGCGCCTACGTTCCCCAGGAGATCCGCGAACGGTCGGGGCGGGTGGACCCTGTCGAGTACCTGGTCGAGCGCACGGACGGTACCCCGGTGACAGGACGGTGGGAAACCATTCTGACACCCGGCGAGTGGCGGGAGCTGGTGGACGAGCTCGACTCCCGCAAGGGCAAGGAGAAGGGCCGGAGGGCGGGTACCACGGTCACCAAGCGGCTGCTGACGGGAATTGCGCGCTGCGCGAGGTGCGGCACCGGCCTGGCCTCCGGGATGTACCAGCGAGGTACTGCCAGCTTCGGAAAGCACGGGTATTACTACTACTGCCGTGCCGCGGACGGTGGGTGTGGAAAGCTCTCCCGCAGTGGTCCCCCGCTGGAGGACCACGTGGAGAAAGCCCTGCTCGATCACCTGATGAAGCAAGCTCGCGACGCGAAGTCCGCCGAGGCGGCGGATCCCGGATCCATCAGCTCGATGGGGACCCTGAAGCGGATCGAGGAGGACAAGGCGGAGGCCCGCCGGCTCCGGGCCGACGGCCTGCTGTCGCTGGCCGAGTTCGCTCGCGAGATGTGCCGCCTCGAGAAAGCGGAGAAGGTGACGAGGGAAACGGTTCCCGCCCTTGCCACCCCGTCGGCGCGGCCCCGTTCCGCCGCGGCCCGCATTGTCCGCGAATGGAACGCGTACACGGTGGACATGAAACGCCGGGAGATGGGGCGCAGTATCGAAGCGGTGGTCGTCGCACCCGCCGGCAAAGGAGGGGCCCAGCGCGGGATTTTCCGACCCGATTTGATCGAGATCGTGTGGAAGTAA
- a CDS encoding class F sortase, translating into MAMPDDDHPVASRRPPLGPGHGRMAAGVAWAALLLGLWLWGRDLTDGGALAKGPTTGDVAAVGRPLEQDLPAAHAPLATSPEGRPAEVAIGALGVRAGVVKTGLDATGAVDAPSYRTPGLVGWYAKGPQPGTAGAAVLVGHVDTADRRAVFHRLGSLKPGQPVDVRRADGGTARFTVEDVKIYDRRRFAPRKVYGAQVPGRAELRLITCAGAYDRERDAYTANVVVYAYLTKVTPAPEG; encoded by the coding sequence ATGGCGATGCCGGATGACGACCACCCGGTGGCGAGCCGCCGCCCCCCGCTCGGGCCGGGACACGGCCGGATGGCCGCCGGCGTGGCCTGGGCGGCGCTGCTGCTGGGCCTGTGGCTGTGGGGGCGGGACCTGACCGACGGCGGCGCCCTGGCGAAGGGGCCGACGACCGGCGACGTGGCGGCCGTCGGCCGCCCGCTCGAACAGGACCTGCCCGCCGCGCACGCCCCGCTGGCCACCTCGCCGGAGGGCCGCCCCGCCGAGGTCGCGATCGGCGCCCTGGGTGTACGGGCCGGTGTGGTGAAGACCGGGCTGGACGCGACCGGCGCGGTGGACGCGCCCTCGTACCGCACCCCGGGGCTCGTCGGCTGGTACGCCAAGGGGCCGCAACCGGGCACGGCGGGCGCCGCCGTGCTGGTCGGCCATGTCGACACGGCCGACCGGCGGGCGGTCTTCCACCGCCTCGGCAGCCTCAAGCCGGGGCAGCCGGTGGACGTGCGCAGGGCCGACGGCGGCACCGCCCGGTTCACGGTCGAGGACGTGAAGATCTACGACCGGCGGCGGTTCGCGCCGCGGAAGGTCTACGGCGCGCAGGTGCCGGGGCGCGCGGAACTGCGCCTGATCACCTGCGCGGGCGCCTACGACCGGGAGCGGGACGCCTACACCGCCAACGTCGTCGTGTACGCGTATCTCACCAAGGTCACGCCCGCACCGGAGGGCTGA
- a CDS encoding glycoside hydrolase family 6 protein: protein MYGNVRGSGGGPPGERRAARRRGAFGAASALGALLLVSGCFSSSDDGEGDGKAGAEPGQQPKSTVPYWVNPDGKAARQAAAYAKDGKNDEAREIDKIAAQPVAEWIGVEDPQGEARGFTEAAAKADREALLVLYNIPHRDCGSYSKGGAADGNAYRAWLDGVLKGIGDRPTTVVLEPDALPHIEDKCTPEQFHEERYALLTEAVGKLKALPHTKVYLDAGNPHWIKDPGRMVEPLKRAGIEKADGFALNISNFQTTEENKKYGKQLSSMVGGKHFVIDTSRNGNGPAPGGDDPENWCNPSGRALGATPTTRTGDPLVDAYLWIKRPGESDGTCKGGPKAGDWWPSYALDLARNTK, encoded by the coding sequence ATGTACGGCAACGTGCGGGGGTCCGGGGGTGGCCCCCCGGGTGAGCGCCGCGCCGCCCGCCGGCGCGGCGCGTTCGGCGCGGCATCGGCGCTGGGGGCGCTGCTGCTGGTGTCCGGGTGCTTCTCGTCGTCCGACGACGGCGAGGGAGACGGGAAGGCCGGGGCGGAGCCCGGACAGCAGCCGAAGTCCACGGTGCCGTACTGGGTCAACCCGGACGGCAAGGCGGCCCGGCAGGCCGCCGCGTACGCCAAGGACGGCAAGAACGACGAGGCGCGCGAGATCGACAAGATCGCGGCGCAGCCGGTGGCCGAATGGATCGGCGTGGAGGACCCGCAGGGGGAGGCCCGCGGCTTCACGGAAGCAGCCGCGAAGGCCGACCGCGAGGCCCTGCTCGTCCTGTACAACATTCCGCACCGCGACTGCGGCAGCTATTCCAAGGGCGGCGCCGCGGACGGCAACGCGTACCGCGCCTGGCTGGACGGCGTGCTCAAGGGCATCGGCGACCGCCCGACCACCGTCGTCCTGGAGCCGGACGCGCTGCCGCACATCGAGGACAAGTGCACCCCCGAGCAGTTCCACGAGGAGCGCTACGCTCTGCTGACGGAGGCCGTCGGCAAGCTCAAGGCCCTGCCGCACACCAAGGTCTACCTCGACGCCGGCAACCCGCACTGGATCAAGGACCCGGGCCGCATGGTCGAGCCGCTGAAGCGGGCCGGCATCGAAAAGGCCGACGGCTTCGCGCTGAACATCTCCAACTTCCAGACCACCGAGGAGAACAAGAAGTACGGCAAGCAGCTGTCCTCGATGGTCGGCGGCAAGCACTTCGTCATCGACACCAGCCGCAACGGCAACGGCCCGGCCCCCGGCGGCGACGATCCCGAGAACTGGTGCAACCCGAGCGGCCGCGCCCTGGGCGCCACCCCCACCACCCGCACCGGCGACCCCCTCGTGGACGCCTACCTGTGGATCAAGCGGCCCGGCGAGTCGGACGGCACGTGCAAGGGCGGCCCCAAGGCGGGCGACTGGTGGCCTAGTTACGCGCTGGACCTGGCCCGTAATACGAAGTAG
- the glxA gene encoding radical copper oxidase GlxA translates to MKYRPSRRTRRVAIGAAVVLALAGMNGPALIGFASEQYHQYKINQPEYKAANGHWDVVDVPPEYKINTIHAALLHTGKVLLVAGSGNNAKNFAAKSFRTVLWDPVRNTFKNIPTPKDLFCSGHTQLPDGKLLVAGGTQRYEKLGGDVKKAGGLMIVYNESPDAPKTFPAGTLFTGKQNGKTFVSKDPLVVPRAKKKADPKTGKVTVTHSEARVYVEALKEGRQYSTGAQDNYRIHGLTGADARNFYGIAQKLSFDKKDFQGIKDSFEFDPVAERYIPVDPMNEARWYPTLTSLEDGKVLSTSGLDEIGQVVPGKQEIYDPKTKKWTYLPKQRFFPTYPTLFLTDKGRLLYTGSNAGYGPDNIGRTPGIWDLKTNKFQVIPGMSDPDVLETSMSVLLPPAQDQRYMVLGGGGVGEDPKATDKTRLVDLHAAQPRFKDGPPLYAKARYPSSVILPDDTVLTTNGSGDYRGRSDSNILKAELYDPKANTSRPVADPLVGRNYHSGALLLPDGRVMTFGSDSLFADKDNTKPGVFQQQIDIWTPPYLYRDSRPELTDPGPKTVQLGGTATYRTKHASAIKKMRLMRPGSFTHVTNIEQRSIALDFKATKDGVTVTLPKDPTLVPPGWYMLNAVDDQGTPSKAVWVKVPTATKAQLKGLGLN, encoded by the coding sequence ATGAAATACCGTCCGAGCCGGCGCACCCGCAGAGTCGCGATCGGTGCGGCGGTGGTGCTCGCACTGGCGGGGATGAACGGGCCGGCCCTGATCGGGTTCGCCTCGGAGCAGTACCACCAGTACAAGATCAACCAACCGGAGTACAAGGCGGCCAACGGCCACTGGGACGTGGTCGACGTACCGCCCGAGTACAAGATCAACACGATTCACGCCGCGCTGCTGCACACCGGCAAGGTGCTGCTGGTCGCCGGGTCGGGGAACAACGCCAAGAACTTCGCGGCGAAGTCGTTCCGTACGGTCCTGTGGGACCCGGTGAGGAACACCTTCAAGAACATCCCCACCCCGAAGGACCTCTTCTGCTCCGGCCACACCCAGCTGCCGGACGGCAAGCTGCTGGTGGCCGGCGGCACCCAGCGCTACGAGAAGCTCGGCGGCGACGTGAAGAAGGCCGGCGGGCTGATGATCGTCTACAACGAGAGTCCGGACGCGCCGAAGACCTTCCCGGCCGGGACGCTGTTCACCGGCAAGCAGAACGGCAAGACCTTCGTCTCCAAGGACCCGCTGGTGGTGCCGCGCGCCAAGAAGAAGGCGGACCCGAAGACCGGCAAGGTCACGGTCACCCACAGCGAGGCCCGGGTTTACGTGGAGGCACTCAAGGAGGGCCGCCAGTACTCCACCGGCGCCCAGGACAACTACCGTATCCACGGCCTGACCGGCGCCGACGCCCGGAACTTCTACGGCATCGCGCAGAAGCTGTCCTTCGACAAGAAGGACTTCCAGGGGATCAAGGACTCGTTCGAGTTCGACCCGGTGGCCGAGCGCTACATCCCCGTCGACCCGATGAACGAGGCCCGCTGGTACCCGACGCTGACCAGCCTGGAGGACGGCAAGGTGCTGTCCACCTCCGGGCTCGACGAGATCGGGCAGGTCGTCCCGGGCAAGCAGGAGATCTACGACCCGAAGACGAAGAAGTGGACCTACCTGCCCAAGCAGCGCTTCTTCCCGACCTACCCCACGCTGTTCCTCACCGACAAGGGGCGGCTGCTCTACACCGGCTCCAACGCCGGATACGGTCCCGACAACATCGGGCGCACCCCCGGCATCTGGGACCTGAAGACCAACAAGTTCCAGGTCATCCCCGGCATGAGCGACCCGGACGTACTGGAGACCTCGATGTCCGTACTGCTGCCGCCCGCGCAGGACCAGCGGTACATGGTCCTGGGCGGCGGCGGGGTCGGCGAGGACCCGAAGGCGACCGACAAGACGCGGCTGGTGGATCTGCACGCCGCCCAGCCGCGCTTCAAGGACGGGCCGCCGCTGTACGCGAAGGCGCGCTACCCGAGCAGCGTGATCCTGCCCGACGACACGGTCCTGACCACCAACGGCTCGGGCGACTACCGCGGACGCAGCGACAGCAACATCCTCAAGGCCGAGCTGTACGACCCGAAGGCCAACACCTCCCGGCCGGTGGCCGATCCGCTGGTGGGGCGCAACTACCACTCCGGCGCGCTGCTGCTGCCGGACGGCCGGGTGATGACGTTCGGCTCCGACTCGCTCTTCGCCGACAAGGACAACACCAAGCCCGGCGTCTTCCAGCAGCAGATCGACATCTGGACGCCGCCGTACCTCTACCGGGACTCCCGGCCGGAGCTGACGGATCCGGGGCCGAAGACGGTACAGCTGGGCGGCACGGCCACGTACCGGACCAAGCACGCCTCCGCCATCAAGAAGATGCGCCTGATGCGGCCAGGTTCGTTCACACACGTCACCAACATCGAACAGCGATCGATCGCGCTGGACTTCAAGGCGACGAAGGACGGTGTCACGGTCACCCTGCCGAAGGACCCGACGCTGGTGCCGCCCGGCTGGTACATGCTCAACGCCGTGGACGACCAGGGCACGCCCTCCAAGGCGGTCTGGGTGAAGGTCCCGACGGCGACCAAGGCACAGCTGAAGGGGCTGGGCCTGAACTGA